The Pseudanabaena galeata CCNP1313 genome includes a region encoding these proteins:
- a CDS encoding 4Fe-4S dicluster domain-containing protein, producing the protein MPYTIDQQYISWEVCQSHCPKGAIQQDANGRYLIEQSLCNSCLQSSLSQGILACSSNYIFGVVPNDQQHLVMLKDSNPYWEKWFATHDRLVADLQTKIQTKIQRGQEVTA; encoded by the coding sequence ATGCCTTACACAATTGACCAACAATACATCTCTTGGGAAGTTTGCCAATCCCATTGTCCTAAGGGAGCGATTCAACAGGATGCGAATGGACGTTACTTGATTGAACAAAGCCTCTGTAATAGCTGTCTTCAGTCTAGTTTGTCCCAAGGTATTTTAGCTTGTTCTAGCAATTATATTTTTGGTGTAGTTCCCAACGACCAGCAGCATTTGGTAATGCTTAAAGACTCTAATCCCTATTGGGAAAAATGGTTTGCCACTCACGATCGCTTAGTAGCAGATTTGCAAACCAAAATTCAGACCAAGATCCAAAGAGGACAGGAGGTGACGGCATGA
- the nifB gene encoding nitrogenase cofactor biosynthesis protein NifB, translating to MTPPTQALIASPVENKISTTSAKSKSGNCGCSSSKGSQTSNKSAQKNALSESMQERIAKHPCYSEDAHHHYARMHVAVAPACNIQCNYCNRKYDCANESRPGVVSELLTPEEAAHKVMVIGGKIPQMTVLGIAGPGDPLANPEKTFRTFELIAAQAPDIKLCLSTNGLMLPEYVDRIKKLNIDHVTITINMVDPEIGTKIYPWVRYNRKRYTGLEASQILHERQMLSLDLLREADILCKVNSVMIPGINDEHLVEVGRVIREKGAFLHNIMPLISAPEHGTYFGLTGQRGPNPKELKKLQDHCAEGNMKIMRHCRQCRADAVGLLGEDRSQEFTKDKFMEMAPTYDLEARQVVHAGIDLLQAELQEKKVKVTNIQKTVETPKILVAVTTKGSGIVNQHFGHAKEFQIYEVDATEVKFVGHRKIDQYCQSGYGEEATLEEIISSIADCTAVLTSKIGNCPQESLRKSGIEAVEAYDAIDTVAKEFYAKFLQQEALFPQAPY from the coding sequence ATGACACCACCGACACAAGCTCTCATTGCCTCACCAGTTGAGAATAAGATTTCTACAACTTCTGCAAAGTCAAAATCAGGAAACTGTGGTTGTAGTAGCTCTAAGGGTTCTCAAACTTCTAACAAAAGTGCCCAAAAAAATGCCTTGAGTGAAAGTATGCAAGAGCGGATTGCGAAGCACCCTTGCTATAGCGAAGATGCTCACCATCACTATGCAAGAATGCACGTTGCTGTAGCTCCCGCTTGTAACATTCAGTGTAACTACTGCAATCGTAAATATGACTGTGCAAACGAAAGCCGTCCTGGAGTAGTTAGCGAATTATTAACTCCCGAAGAAGCGGCTCACAAAGTAATGGTAATTGGCGGCAAAATCCCCCAAATGACCGTGTTGGGAATTGCAGGTCCGGGTGACCCTTTAGCCAATCCTGAAAAGACTTTCCGCACTTTTGAGTTGATTGCAGCTCAGGCTCCAGATATTAAGCTTTGTCTTTCCACCAATGGCTTGATGCTTCCTGAATATGTCGATCGCATCAAGAAGTTAAACATCGATCATGTGACGATCACGATTAACATGGTTGATCCAGAAATCGGCACTAAGATTTATCCTTGGGTTCGTTATAACCGTAAACGCTACACAGGTTTAGAAGCTTCTCAAATTCTGCATGAGCGTCAAATGCTAAGCTTGGATTTGCTCAGAGAAGCAGACATTCTTTGCAAAGTTAATTCGGTGATGATTCCTGGAATTAACGATGAGCATTTAGTGGAAGTCGGTCGGGTGATCCGTGAGAAAGGAGCATTTCTCCACAATATTATGCCTCTAATCTCGGCTCCTGAGCATGGTACATACTTTGGCTTAACTGGACAACGCGGTCCCAATCCGAAGGAGTTGAAAAAGCTTCAGGATCACTGTGCTGAAGGCAACATGAAGATCATGCGCCACTGCCGTCAATGCCGTGCCGATGCTGTCGGGTTACTCGGTGAAGATCGTTCCCAAGAGTTTACCAAAGACAAGTTCATGGAAATGGCTCCCACCTATGATTTGGAAGCTCGTCAAGTGGTTCATGCTGGCATCGATCTCTTACAAGCAGAATTACAAGAGAAGAAAGTTAAGGTGACAAACATTCAGAAGACAGTGGAGACTCCCAAAATCCTTGTAGCTGTCACTACCAAAGGCAGTGGCATTGTCAATCAACACTTCGGTCATGCTAAAGAGTTCCAAATTTACGAAGTTGATGCCACTGAAGTTAAATTTGTCGGACATCGCAAGATTGACCAATATTGTCAAAGCGGTTATGGCGAAGAAGCAACTCTCGAAGAAATTATCTCTTCCATTGCTGATTGCACAGCCGTCCTGACCTCCAAAATCGGCAACTGTCCTCAAGAAAGCCTTCGCAAATCAGGTATCGAAGCAGTCGAAGCCTACGATGCGATCGATACCGTAGCGAAAGAGTTTTACGCCAAGTTTCTTCAGCAAGAAGCTCTTTTCCCGCAAGCTCCCTATTAA